CTCAAGACATATCGAGAACTATACCATGGTATGAAAATTTACCTGCTGTTGCAATGGACtataaagtttatataaatCCTGGAAAAGAAGACTGCTATTTTCAATATGTTAATCCAGGGGCAACATTTTATGTCAGTTTCCAAGTAGTTAGAGGCGGTGATGGAATGGTTGGATTTGCAGGCAAGTAACTACATATAATCCGAATCTCACTCCAAAACtgctttgttaaaaaattagGACAGTTTTTGTTCTGCTCATAATATTTTCTACTTGcaccataataattatttatatttcatataatttccatattattGATACTAAGTAAAATAtcagttaatattttttgtacctGTATAAATAACTACACAActaacaaaaacattgaaaaccaaacaaaagttcaataaaaattacatcTTTGAATTTGACATTATTGGTgaacataaaacttttttactgaAAATGTATGATCGACAAATTGAAcaatactaaaaatataaatattaacattagATCTAAGGGATTTCTTCATATGCATTGGTGTAAAACTGGAACTATTGCTTAATAAACCAACTGGCAATTACAACACctgatttatttaattaaagtCCATATAAGGGCTTTTTGGAACTCGATCATGATCTGAAAGTTCAAGAATTAATCTggttcatttttattgttattgggAAACTGAAGTAATTGGCACAATTCATATGATAAGATTCTTTCTATCTCAGAATATCAGTAGGTAAATCCAATTAGCtgatagatttttaagttttaaattaCCAACTCCATATCTGACTGAAGGTATTTAACACAGTAAAACTGTAGAGTTATCAACATGAATTGTGTTGGAACTATTTACTCAagtaactaaaataataaagatcTCATTCTGGCTTAGGTGTATAATCAGCTGATACGTAATCTATTTGATTCATGATCATAGTTCCCAAAAAGTTCTATAATATGATTAGTGTTAGTTTGATatgattatttgataatttagcaagtataatgaatttttctaatagtgtttgtttttttagttaGACACCCAAGTGGACAAATTGTTCACCCTTACCAATGGCAAGCAAATAGTGATTATCAAGATCAACACTCTGTAGGTGGATATTACTCAGTATGTATTGATAATCAGTTCTCAAGATTTGCTGGTAAACTTGTCAATATCTACATGAGTGTAGTTCGTTATGATTTGTGGGAATCATACACAAAAGAAATTGAATCCCTTAATATGAACATGGAAAATTTTACTTCCTCTATTATTCAAATTGAGATGAATATAAATAACATGCGTCAATATCAACATCATTCAAGAGCAAGAGAGTCATGGGATTATAACTTGCTCAAAGATAACAATACTTATGTTGTCAGATGGTCAATTATACAAATACTTGTTGTTTTAGTTACAACATGTGTTCAGGTTTATTTTGtacgtaaattatttgatattaagactGGGGGAAATAGATCAAGAATTTAAAATCGCTTATTCATTTCCAAGGACAATATTTTTGGTGGCAtaacacaaatttttttttaaatctttatttcGGACCCCTAATAGTACAATGCTACTGGCACCAGTGcctaaaatttaacaaaacaactaaaatattttaaatataataaataaaaatcaaattgaaaaatttcttataattttgtaaataaatattcagtcTATTTTTAGGAAACTTTTTAGGTCACAGCACATTCTATTCACAACATCTTGTTCTGTTATTGCCAGcagttttaaaattgaattctGTTAAAAgtataaagtatatatatatatatatatatatatatatatatatatatatatatatatatataggggcttcttcaatttttttgttttcagccaatatttaatcatttctttAATCTAACTCATACTTCTACTAGAATCTGAAACTATTAGCTTGTATTATTGCTACTggcatttttttaatgaaatgatcTATAACTAGTCTTTTATCTATAGCAAAATTCAGTATATATGCCAGTATTATTGGTATATGTATAACCATTACAGGAAGAAGTGATTATACATCTGATTGTGATAttctatttttctaaattttaattacattatttacaGTGTGGTCCAAAATTATGTATGTATATTAATTCATAGAACTAAGTACTTCCAATAATGAGGGTACATTCTTTTTATACACTTTTTCTTTAAACTTAATAATAGTagaaatgcattttttttttcgaagggGGGGTGGATTGAgaataatatttcttcaaatagttagaattataaGATTCATGTTTTGGGAGTGATTATCTATATTACACATTAATATTACTCCcaaaattagataataaatgtaatatatatatatatatatatatatatatatatatatatatttaagaaagattttttacaatgttttatacattttttatataaattagtatGAATATGTGCAAATTTTATGTACctagttttaaaatgttttataaaaattttaagacTACATATTTGAAGGCATATATGTAGGTGCCTATGTCATCCAATGGTGGGCAATAACTCAATAAAATTGGTGTTTCAAATATGATTAAATCCTCATTCCTGAAGATAATCCCATTAGATAATTGTTACACAAGTTAAATCAGGTTTACATATACAAGATGGTCCAGAGTTATATCCATCAATTTCTATAGCTCGAAAATAAGAGTAATTAATAAAGAAGGTACAACTTTTGTTAACTTAATTCTTTCCCTCAAAAGGTTATGGCTGTAGGTTGATATTTggagaattattataaaatatgggGATAATTGATTTAATGTCCTATATAAACACGGGTATTTTCGAAGGGTATTAAAATGCGGTTGGGTAGAAGGTGACacgaaattaattattatatctgATAATCGCTTCCAAAGTATGAACTTTTGAAGAAGAGGGATTCAAAGGGAtgtatttcagttttaaataagTTAACATAAAGCTGTACTTTTATTTTGGACGTAAACTAACAGATCTAGAAATTATTGTACATTTCTGGACCACCTTGTATATATCAACGGCTTAtgcttttttgtttcttttatgtaaaattttaatggaTTCTTCTATGTACAATTTTAGAATCTATAATCTGGCTGCTATTGttgctttaaaaaatattcactatgccagaagaaatttttatttcaagttgaGTACAACAAAAATTTACTGTGTCAATTGTACCACAGTATTCTGACATAATTAACGCACTTATGGTCAAATTATTGACTACTCAAACATACATTGTAAATCCTACATAGATCAAATTATTGCTGACCTATATATGAGCATAtaacattttcataaatttattgttaagtaTTAAAATATGTCTaaattatttgatgtgattttattgaaatctcaTATAAAAAGCATTTATATTCAGTAGatggtttattttttataaaaaattatatacttttatttttttaactgtcTTCACGAACctattgttcaaaaattgtaataaatattttattaatataattttgttattaaaaacgttttatattgaaacctcaaaattattgttACACGTAGGACCTCTAGTTTCCAGAGCATACGCTAAATGGCACAGATTCCTGGCCAGTCAGAAAGAGCTCTTTCCTCGCTGATACGAACTTTAACCGAGAACGGCCAAGAAATTGAAAGATATATCGCATTTTTCCTAACTGACTTTGTTTCtagaatttagttttttttgcaaatgcAATTTTTGCTTATTTTAGCCGCATAAAACGTTTATGTCATTTAATTTATGATATAATGAGTTTTTCAATCCCttagaaacattttaaaagattttattttaattgtttatccTATCATTGAGGAAGCAAAATCATGGATCTAGAGAGGTATGTAGTGGTTAAATTATTAAGAGGGTGGTAGGAACGTttaattattgtaaagaaataattagGATAATACAAGGTAATAATACTTGTCTGTTTTCTTATGCTATTTTTAATAAAGGCAACTAGCTTCAAATTTTGCAAAAGAAAAGGGAAACATGGACATTCAACAAAGAATTTTTGATCACCAGTACTTGAAATAAACACTTGTTAAAAACAATGATTCGCTCAATAAGTGTagcaaaataatcaaaaaatctgtttttcatTTTAGGAACTTCAAAGAATTGGAAACATAGAGATCACATAATCACATAGAGAATTAGAATATACAtgtaaaaggaaaaataaattaggcaatggaaattaattttataccaGTATTCCTCAAAAATTAGATCCAAAAGTTGCAGgtagtatttatatatatatatatatatatatatatatatatatatatatatatatatatgcatggAACATAAAAATGAATTCAGGAGTAAGGACTCTTCAAATTAGATTAGAAAGATAAATCAAAGCAAGAAATTTCACTAAAGATACTACAATGCATGGACCAAGATTATGTgcgaataaacaaaataatataagaatcaaaataagaaaagaaatgaAGACTATGATGAGAAGCATATCAAAGGAGacgaatattaacaaatttatggAACTGAAAGATGATTATTTTGAATGGGTGCTTAGAAGATATATATAAGTATTAACCTACCTCTTTTAGAGATGATaacaatatacatttttttagttttttagttgTTGTTCTTTTTATagtgaaaaagaaatattatatgGACCCATTGATACAGAAATCATGCAGGAATCAATACCAATAtcgcaataaaaaaatagatagtaGTCAAAATATGATACATTAAGTGGAAAACTTAATTTCAGGTACTTAGGTTATTATATCAGATACGAaccataaaaattattcaattgatttgtttttataggGTTGTTAAATGTACTGGAAGAACTTATACCAGATGTTCCGGGACTTgctgcaaaaaattcgggaacGTGTAGATGTGgcatgaaaataatgctgtgataaaagaaaaaaatttcttatacatACAACCCCTCATTTCTGGTTAATAGGCCTTTGAAGTTGcaaaatcagaatttatattttctaaattatacattcaaacatcatgaatttttgatggatgattacAAACGTCCATGTattgtgtttgacggaataaataattctacactactatctgaaagcCAGGGGCGACTCATACACAATGATTAAGtccggtttccttggcatgtacaatgATCTAAAGACTACTTACCTtgtaaaccataaattttaacgAGTTAAACATAGTACCTTCTTGTGGGAAAAAgcaatgaaaaatgtatttttgctatctttagattgtacaggttgtccctgtaaaagttacgaattATTAACCATTGGACTTAAGCCGCCCTTGGCCTTCAGAGattagtgtagaattatttattccatcaaacacactacatggacgTACGTAATCATACATTAAAAATTCCTAATATTCGAATGTATACTTTAGAAAATATAAGTTCTAATTTTGCAACTTCAAAGGCCTATAATTCAGAAACGAGGTgtcgtatgagaaaatatttttgtcacagcattattttccaCTCgttcccgaattttttgcataaaatccCAGAACACTCTGTGGATGAAAATATGTGGAAGATTATTGATCGAAAGACCAAATACCAATATCACAGAAAAGATACTATGGAAATACAGAACAAAGTTGAAGATATTACagataactaataaataattgagatGGGGAAATTTAGGGTAAAAGGTATGGTAATGTACCGACAAAGAAGATTTAAGAATAGAtaagcctttgaaaattttcactacaaagattatacagggtgattcattaagaatgtccaatctctgaactgtagattctagacctcaaaatatggtgattctgctcaacatgccttatgcaaatattgctagtttccgagatacggggtgttcaaagttaattattataatataataattaataaaagatctttacgaaagcggatcataaagtgtattgaagtaaacgGCGGGCATATAACAAAGCAAATAACTCTATAAcagattgagttacacgaatcaaagaagagtaacttttttggtagaatttaacgctttttaatattttttcattattttagttttttatcccaaaaaaagtttactttgatttaattaacacaaacaaatgtaactagcgccatctattagcaatgttaaaatAACgtgaattttccaattttcaaagagaaattgtgaaaacataaacaattattgcgaaaatcaaaacaCCCCGTATcacggaaactagcaatatttgcataaggcatgttgagcagaatcatcatattttgaggtctagaatctacagtcagagattggacattcttaatgaatcaccctgtattaaatatttcaagaagAAACGAGGAGTAATCATAAGAAAagagttttaatattttagtaatTTCTTCATATATATTGTGATTTGTAGAAGATATGAATTAGAAACTTAGAAATGTGCAAGCCGCGAACTTTAATGGTTTTATCGagcatattaaaaattttgactgGGGTTCCTCTAACAATACCGAACCCagtaaaaaaagagaaatgtaTTACCCGAATAAAAAGTTAGTAAgagttataatatatttttttaattactatataattaaatatatttttttagaaatccACCTAGTATAAACATGCTAAAACACCactcaatttgtgttaattaattttttaaattcgccAAATGAGAAAAGTGCGAAGGAAAATTAACATAAGTGTAAATTTTTAGTGTgaactaattaaaatttttatttatttttagtcttTCATTAACCTCATAGCATagagaataaattaatttttatcattattcatttgaatgaaAAGTGCTGCAACAGTTGAAGTTTTGTTCTCAATTCAGAAGTTTTTCACTTATATATCACAGTACACCTGCAAGAAGTAGCGACtacccaaaatatttttcattcaggggaaaccaaaaaaaattacacttgacagtttattttaaaCAGCCACTACATCTGGTTATCTGTTGATATTAACTTACTAGATgggtcatttgaactacttccAAACAAGCTGAATACTATTGATGTTGACTTATAAAGTGATTGGTATGAGCTACATTGAACCATGTTTCACGCCATAATTGATGTTGGTTTATAAAATGGTTTAATTGAACTACTGCCATCAAGTCTCATAACATAATTGATGTTAACTTAGGAGATCGTTCATTTGAACAAATTCCAAACAAGCTGAATACTATAGTTAATGTTGACTTATAAAGTGGTTGGTATGAACTACATTGTACCATGTTTTACACTATAATTGATGTTGATTTATAAAAtggttcaattgaactacttCCAACAATTCTCATACCATAATTGATGAATATATTGGTGCGACTTTCTGCTAAACCTGGAATGTGTGCCATTTAGCATGTGCTAGTTTCCAGGCTACTGTGACCGTTATTGTGGGCTCTGCATATTCAACATAGTATATTTGTCACATATATTATTCAGCCTGTGTTTCTGTCTCCAATTATCGAGTTGATCCACTAagtctttattttatatcaaaaatgtaattttctaaaatatttcaatgtacATAATTCTATtctgtaacaaaattattaaataatttttccttttatattatCATATAATTCAAGATCTGATGTGATTCTTTCTATTCAAtcttaattacaattttttgtacttttcgATTCCAACATACATGACTTTTAGTCCACAGGAGCTAAATTTTCCAATAAGGGGGGATTTTTGTATCTTGCCTTTTTGGTGGACAAAATTAACAAATCAGTTTTGAGAAATATACTGAATATAGTGCtcattaccactacaccaacttTCACCCAGGTTCATTATACCAGATATTAACCAGTGACTTATAGAAAGATCCAAGTACAAACAGTAATTTTGATCGTTAGTGCAATGGTAgtaaaaattaagaatattacCAAC
This portion of the Diorhabda sublineata isolate icDioSubl1.1 chromosome X, icDioSubl1.1, whole genome shotgun sequence genome encodes:
- the LOC130450581 gene encoding transmembrane emp24 domain-containing protein 5 translates to MDLAATLLLELTILVSSFIGLTVPQDISRTIPWYENLPAVAMDYKVYINPGKEDCYFQYVNPGATFYVSFQVVRGGDGMVGFAVRHPSGQIVHPYQWQANSDYQDQHSVGGYYSVCIDNQFSRFAGKLVNIYMSVVRYDLWESYTKEIESLNMNMENFTSSIIQIEMNINNMRQYQHHSRARESWDYNLLKDNNTYVVRWSIIQILVVLVTTCVQVYFVRKLFDIKTGGNRSRI